In Pomacea canaliculata isolate SZHN2017 linkage group LG12, ASM307304v1, whole genome shotgun sequence, a single genomic region encodes these proteins:
- the LOC112577436 gene encoding uncharacterized protein LOC112577436, whose product MDIIMSYQAVGAQFYEPQELNSSMLSEYERSAVGVLDSILDCNMTSLTIDDYLSPVIRHHEHTKDVSRCLRSILNDSYLNLPHYLQCLIDFWNLCRSRTLRLIKTIRMPLRALFELMRKYPDLYLVYLVRDPRATLMSQRQNFGHSPMPQNFCNLVQDDVAHMRLLQQLFPSRAIARCGTRDIIVDPWSGASACTPPWPDDDPRSSASSGCTPGPAATQRLPGVPQGPQEHRQPLALHHRLQCGTTHDYFCAEAYRALGYVQVHNETLLRNTNESLTCSTNTLEMLQLPVAA is encoded by the exons ATGGACATCATCATGTCGTATCAGGCTGTCGG CGCCCAGTTCTACGAGCCCCAAGAACTCAACTCCTCCATGCTCAGCGAGTACGAGCGAAGCGCCGTGGGCGTGCTGGACAGCATCCTGGACTGCAACATGACCAGCTTGACCATCGACGACTACCTCAGTCCAGTCATACGACATCACGAGCACACCAAGGACGTCAGTCGCTGTCTGAGAAGCATCCTCAACGACAGCTACCTCAACCTGCCGCACTACCTGCAGTGTCTCATCGACTTCTGGAACCTGTGTAGGAGCAGAACTCTGCGACTCATCAAG ACGATCCGGATGCCGCTGCGGGCGCTGTTCGAGCTGATGCGGAAGTACCCGGATCTGTACCTGGTCTACCTGGTGCGCGACCCCCGCGCCACCCTCATGTCGCAGCGCCAGAACTTCGGCCACTCGCCCATGCCGCAGAACTTCTGCAACCTCGTGCAGGATGACGTGGCGCACATgcggctgctgcagcagctctTCCCCTCGCGCGCCATCGCCCGTTGCGGTACGAGGGACATCATCGTGGACCCCTGGAGTGGAGCAAGCGCCTGTACGCCGCCCTGGCCTGACGATGACCCGAGGTCGTCAGCCTCATCCGGCTGTACACCAGGGCCAGCGGCGACGCAGCGCCTACCAGGTGTACCGCAAGGACCCCAAGAACACCGCCAACCGCTGGCGCTCCACCATCGCCTACAGTGCGGTACGACTCATGACTACTTCTGCGCCGAGGCGTACCGCGCGCTGGGCTACGTGCAGGTCCACAACGAGACTCTTCTTCGGAACACGAACGAGTCTCTGACCTGCTCTACGAACACCTTAGAGATGTTGCAGCTACCGGTCGCGGCATAG